The Rissa tridactyla isolate bRisTri1 chromosome 16, bRisTri1.patW.cur.20221130, whole genome shotgun sequence genome includes a window with the following:
- the SLC35E2B gene encoding solute carrier family 35 member E2B, translating into MSTVTSAQTPEEPNPPPLEEKPKGKSLFHLDSLFANRSEKFVIARSDSVPEENVLKITITETTVIESDLGIWNSHALIYLTLWFFFSFCTLFLNKYILSLLEGEPSMLGAVQMLSTTFIGCIKMFVPCCLYQHKTRISYPPNFIMIMLFVGLMRFATVVLGLVSLKNVAVSFAETVKSSAPIFTVIMSRMILGEYTGLLVNLSLIPVMGGLALCTATEISFNILGFSAALSTNIMDCLQNVFSKKLLSGDKYRFSAPELQFYTSAAAVVMLIPAWIFFMDVPVIGKSGRSFSYNQDVVILLLIDGVLFHLQSVTAYALMGKISPVTFSVASTVKHALSIWLSIIVFGNKITSLSAIGTVLVTIGVLLYNKAKQHQQETIHSLAAAAPQSAQSTTEDTEPLISKDLEPYD; encoded by the exons ATGTCGACTGTGACAAGTGCTCAGACACCAGAGGAACCTAATCCTCCTCCCCTTGAAGAAAAGCCAAAGGGAAAATCACTATTTCATTTGGATTCGCTTTTTGCTAACAGGAGTGAAAAATTTGTAATTGCTAGGAGTGATAGTGTACCAGAGGAGAACGTTCTGAAAATAACTATCACGGAGACTACGGTGATTGAGTCGGACTTGGGCATCTGGAATTCTCATGCTCTCATCTACCTCACTTTGTggtttttcttcagcttttgcactctttttcttaacaaatatattctttcATTACTGGAAGGAGAGCCCAGCATGCTAG GTGCTGTTCAAATGCTTTCAACCACCTTCATTGGCTGTATAAAAATGTTTGTTCCATGCTGCTTGTATCAACACAAAACACGCATCTCTTATCCACCCAATTTCATCATGATAATGCTGTTTGTTGGATTAATGAG ATTTGCAACAGTAGTCTTGGGTCTAGTCAGCTTGAAAAATGTGGCAGTTTCATTTGCAGAAACTGTTAAAAGCTCTGCACCTATTTTTACTGTTATCATGTCTCGGATGATATTAGGAGAATACACTG gacTGCTGGTTAATCTCTCTCTTATTCCTGTTATGGGTGGGCTAGCTCTGTGTACAGCTACTGAAATCAGTTTCAACATTCTAGGTTTCTCAGCAGCTTTATCTACTAATATCATGGACTG tttgcaaaatgtcttttccaaAAAACTACTCAGTGGAGATAAATACAGATTTTC aGCCCCAGAGCTTCAGTTCTACACGAGTGCTGCTGCAGTGGTTATGCTTATTCCAGCTTGGATATTTTTCATG GATGTGCCTGTGATTGGGAAAAGTGGGAGGAGCTTCAGCTACAACCAAGATGTTGTCATACTTCTCTTAATAGATGGAGTCTTATTTCACCTACAAAGTGTTACAGCCTATGCCTTGATGGGAAAAATTTCTCCTGTGACTTTCAG TGTTGCTAGTACTGTGAAGCATGCGCTGTCAATCTGGCTAAGTATTATTGTGTTTGGTAACAAAATCACAAGCCTCTCGGCCATTGGGACTGTCCTAGTGACAATTGGAGTTCTTCTATATAACAAGGCAAAGCAGCATCAGCAAGAGACTATACACAgcctggcagctgcagccccgCAATCCGCACAAAGTACAACTGAAGATACTGAGCCACTAATTTCCAAGGATTTGGAACCGTATGATTAA